In one Planctomycetota bacterium genomic region, the following are encoded:
- a CDS encoding TerC family protein, which translates to MEIDIPVSYWIAFGLFVTVMLVLDLTVFHRKSHEPTTRESFFWTVFWCSLAVGFAGVVWWMYDKQQPGIGWDKAVLFISGYLTEWSLSMDNVFVFVVILTHFKIPLKYQYRVLFWGILAAVVMRLVFIVVGAAIVERFEWVLYPLGAFLIYTGATLVFKEDEVDPEQSKTLIWSRKLLPVAPGDHTVHGEKFFVRHEGKLMCTTLFLVLCVINITDIVFAVDSVPAIFGIIPDDTFLIFTSNVFAILGLRALYFLLADFMGMFHYLKYGLSGILIFVGGKMVIKHWIQIPNLISLLVIGALLALSIGASMMFPPYKEEEHAGAGGGKL; encoded by the coding sequence ATGGAAATCGACATTCCGGTGTCGTATTGGATTGCCTTTGGCCTGTTCGTCACCGTGATGCTGGTACTGGACCTGACGGTCTTTCACCGCAAATCGCACGAGCCGACCACCCGCGAGTCGTTTTTCTGGACGGTTTTCTGGTGCAGCCTGGCGGTCGGATTCGCTGGCGTGGTCTGGTGGATGTACGACAAGCAGCAGCCGGGCATCGGCTGGGACAAGGCGGTGCTGTTCATCTCGGGCTATCTGACCGAGTGGTCGTTGTCGATGGACAACGTGTTTGTGTTCGTGGTCATTCTGACCCACTTCAAGATTCCGCTGAAGTACCAGTACCGGGTGCTGTTCTGGGGCATCCTGGCGGCCGTGGTGATGCGATTGGTGTTCATTGTCGTCGGCGCCGCGATCGTCGAGCGGTTTGAATGGGTGCTCTATCCGCTGGGGGCGTTCTTGATCTACACCGGCGCGACGCTGGTGTTCAAGGAAGATGAAGTCGACCCCGAACAGAGCAAGACGTTGATCTGGTCGCGCAAATTGTTGCCGGTGGCCCCGGGCGATCACACCGTACACGGCGAAAAATTCTTCGTCCGTCACGAAGGCAAGCTGATGTGCACCACGCTGTTCCTGGTGCTGTGCGTGATCAACATCACCGACATCGTGTTCGCCGTCGACAGCGTGCCAGCTATTTTCGGCATTATTCCCGACGATACGTTCCTGATCTTCACGTCGAACGTGTTCGCCATCTTGGGGCTGCGGGCGCTATACTTTCTGTTGGCCGATTTCATGGGGATGTTCCATTACTTGAAGTACGGGCTGAGCGGCATCTTGATCTTTGTCGGCGGTAAGATGGTCATCAAACACTGGATTCAGATTCCCAATCTGATTTCGCTGTTGGTCATTGGCGCCTTGCTGGCGCTGTCGATTGGGGCCTCGATGATGTTTCCGCCCTACAAGGAAGAAGAGCACGCCGGGGCAGGGGGCGGGAAGTTGTAA
- a CDS encoding tetratricopeptide repeat protein, producing the protein MPKYLDSSCRLSVRLLLAGLFTSLLTLNAHAQAPAGNPGKPAGDAAAGAASGSSEAATRLYATAVQLQNRDQFDLAAEEWTKFVAKQGADPLAPRARHYLGVCQLKLKQYADAAATFQKLLDDAAKFPAGALVAETTDGEKLDLLPATYYYLGLSQYNVGQSGKADMLDRAQQTLATLAQKYPQGRYLPQAIFYQGEAAYAAGRKTDAVKFYIEFVKQFPDDTLAPDAWYALGVTQAELERFQPAADNFAAFLQLYPQHRLVTEVTMRRGDALMQLDKPAEAEPLFATAAAAQGFGPADYALRRQADARFEQKQYAKAASLYRDLINRYPQSSSVPTARMTAGKCLFLDDKFADARVEFEPLAAGDSDASWEAVHWITRAYLREGQPAKAAERVDAALKKAGKSTWAARLMLDRADALYEMPARLADASTAYNAVAEQHAQHDLAAEALYMASFCALKQNDYSAAASRSQKFLKQYPQHELVPAVRYVSAESKLLARDFKGAEADYGKLLRDYPQHAEVPTWSLRRGLALSLGERYSDAVSALKPLAGKLATADANAQAYYLLGNSYLQQKKPKEAAEALEASLAAAPQSKQADETLLLLAQIARDKNDLKRARAMLQRGMQEFSSGPVADKLYFRAAEYAYAADDLPAAVQHYQELLKRFGNSPLAPQARYGLGWALFSQGNGKDAVAAYDQLLAAKPVADVAARTLYARGVARYSLKDYQRAIGDFQAFLDTKPTTAERSDARYNLGLCLVAAEQLPAAIDTFQKLLKDDAKYVGADRAWNELAWAAKNAGREKDSLDAFQQLVKKFPDSPLFAEAQCQLADHYYQAEEFSRAAEAYASALTRAGESSLTESILHRLGWSYFRQGDYEKARATFQKQRQQFAKGDLSADAAFMEAETFFKQDQFEQALALYAKVQEPKAPGMKVLSLLHTGQAAAKLKQWKQSLQSVQAGLALDPRGPYAPELLYEQAVAEQSLDKPADALKHFEEVTELTGDEVAARARFMMGEIHFERREHQQAIKNYFRVLTYDSPRWQAAAHYETGRCFEVLKQPDQARRSYRELVEKFPNSEQAKLAQDRLKELGNAN; encoded by the coding sequence ATGCCGAAGTATCTCGATTCCTCATGCCGTCTGTCGGTTCGTCTGCTGCTGGCCGGGTTGTTCACCAGCCTGCTGACCTTGAACGCGCACGCCCAGGCCCCGGCGGGCAACCCGGGCAAGCCCGCTGGCGATGCCGCGGCCGGGGCGGCCAGCGGGAGCAGCGAAGCCGCCACTCGGCTGTACGCCACGGCGGTTCAGTTGCAGAACCGGGACCAGTTCGACCTGGCCGCCGAAGAATGGACCAAGTTCGTCGCCAAGCAGGGTGCCGATCCGTTGGCGCCCAGGGCTCGACATTACCTGGGCGTGTGCCAGCTCAAGCTCAAGCAGTACGCCGACGCGGCGGCCACGTTTCAGAAGCTGCTCGACGACGCGGCGAAGTTTCCGGCCGGCGCGCTGGTGGCCGAGACCACCGACGGCGAGAAGCTCGATCTGCTGCCGGCCACGTATTACTACTTAGGGTTGTCCCAATACAACGTCGGCCAGTCAGGCAAGGCCGACATGCTCGACCGCGCGCAACAAACCCTGGCCACGCTGGCCCAGAAGTATCCCCAGGGGCGATACTTGCCCCAGGCGATCTTCTATCAAGGCGAAGCCGCCTATGCCGCCGGCCGCAAGACCGACGCGGTGAAGTTCTACATCGAGTTCGTCAAGCAATTTCCGGACGACACGTTAGCGCCCGACGCCTGGTACGCGCTGGGTGTGACGCAGGCCGAGTTGGAACGCTTTCAGCCAGCCGCGGATAACTTTGCCGCCTTCTTGCAGCTTTACCCGCAACATCGCTTGGTTACCGAAGTGACCATGCGCCGCGGCGACGCGCTGATGCAATTGGACAAGCCGGCCGAAGCCGAGCCGCTGTTCGCGACAGCAGCCGCGGCCCAGGGGTTTGGCCCGGCCGATTACGCCCTGCGCCGTCAGGCTGACGCCCGCTTTGAACAGAAGCAATACGCCAAAGCTGCCTCGCTCTATCGCGACCTGATCAATCGCTACCCCCAATCGTCGTCGGTGCCGACGGCGCGCATGACTGCGGGCAAGTGCTTGTTCCTGGACGACAAGTTCGCCGACGCGCGTGTTGAGTTCGAGCCGCTGGCCGCCGGTGACAGCGACGCATCGTGGGAAGCAGTTCACTGGATCACCCGCGCGTACCTCCGCGAAGGTCAACCGGCCAAGGCCGCCGAGCGCGTCGATGCAGCGCTGAAGAAAGCGGGCAAGAGCACTTGGGCCGCGCGGCTGATGCTCGATCGCGCCGACGCGCTGTACGAAATGCCCGCTCGGCTCGCGGACGCTTCGACGGCTTACAACGCCGTGGCCGAGCAGCACGCGCAGCACGATCTGGCGGCCGAGGCTCTGTACATGGCCTCGTTCTGCGCCTTGAAGCAAAACGATTACTCGGCCGCGGCCTCGCGCAGCCAAAAGTTTCTGAAGCAGTATCCCCAGCACGAACTCGTGCCCGCCGTGCGCTATGTCTCGGCCGAGAGCAAGCTCCTGGCCCGCGACTTCAAAGGGGCCGAAGCCGACTACGGCAAGCTGCTGCGCGACTATCCCCAGCACGCCGAGGTGCCGACCTGGTCGCTGCGTCGCGGGCTGGCGCTGTCGCTGGGCGAGCGGTATTCCGACGCGGTTTCGGCGCTGAAGCCGCTGGCCGGCAAGCTGGCCACGGCCGACGCCAACGCCCAGGCTTATTATCTGTTGGGCAATAGCTACCTGCAGCAGAAGAAGCCAAAGGAAGCGGCCGAGGCCCTCGAGGCGTCGCTGGCCGCCGCGCCGCAGAGCAAGCAAGCCGACGAGACGCTGTTGCTGCTGGCCCAGATTGCGCGCGACAAGAACGACCTGAAGCGCGCCCGGGCGATGTTGCAGCGCGGCATGCAAGAGTTCTCGTCCGGGCCGGTGGCCGACAAGCTGTACTTCCGCGCGGCCGAATACGCCTATGCCGCCGACGATCTTCCAGCCGCAGTGCAACACTATCAAGAGTTGCTCAAGCGATTCGGCAACAGCCCCCTCGCGCCGCAGGCCCGCTACGGCTTGGGCTGGGCGCTCTTCTCGCAAGGCAATGGCAAGGACGCGGTCGCGGCCTATGACCAACTGCTGGCCGCCAAGCCGGTCGCCGACGTCGCGGCCCGCACGCTCTACGCGCGCGGCGTGGCTCGTTACAGCCTGAAGGATTACCAGCGCGCGATTGGCGACTTCCAGGCGTTCCTCGACACCAAGCCGACGACGGCCGAGCGTTCCGACGCGCGCTACAACCTGGGGTTGTGCCTGGTGGCGGCCGAGCAACTGCCCGCGGCGATCGACACGTTTCAGAAGTTGTTGAAGGACGATGCCAAATACGTCGGCGCCGATCGGGCCTGGAACGAGTTGGCCTGGGCCGCCAAGAACGCCGGCCGCGAAAAGGATTCGCTCGACGCCTTCCAGCAACTGGTCAAGAAGTTTCCCGACAGCCCCCTGTTCGCCGAGGCCCAGTGCCAACTGGCCGACCACTATTACCAGGCCGAAGAGTTCAGCCGCGCTGCCGAGGCGTACGCCTCGGCGTTGACGCGCGCCGGTGAGTCGTCGTTGACCGAGTCGATCTTGCACCGCCTGGGCTGGTCGTACTTCCGCCAAGGCGATTACGAAAAGGCCCGCGCGACGTTCCAGAAGCAGCGGCAGCAATTTGCCAAAGGCGACCTCTCGGCCGACGCGGCTTTCATGGAAGCCGAGACGTTCTTCAAGCAAGATCAGTTCGAGCAAGCTCTGGCCCTGTATGCCAAGGTTCAGGAGCCAAAAGCTCCCGGGATGAAGGTCTTGTCGCTGCTGCACACGGGCCAGGCGGCCGCGAAACTGAAACAGTGGAAGCAAAGTTTGCAAAGCGTGCAGGCCGGCCTGGCGCTTGACCCGCGCGGGCCTTATGCCCCCGAGTTGTTGTACGAGCAAGCCGTGGCGGAACAATCGCTCGACAAGCCGGCCGACGCACTGAAGCACTTTGAAGAAGTCACCGAGCTGACGGGCGATGAAGTCGCGGCCCGAGCGCGATTCATGATGGGGGAAATCCACTTCGAGCGCCGCGAACACCAGCAAGCGATCAAGAACTACTTCCGCGTGCTGACCTACGACAGTCCGCGCTGGCAAGCGGCGGCCCACTATGAAACGGGCCGCTGCTTCGAAGTCTTGAAACAACCCGACCAGGCTCGCCGCTCGTACCGCGAGCTGGTCGAAAAATTCCCGAACAGCGAGCAAGCGAAGCTTGCCCAGGATCGACTCAAGGAACTCGGCAATGCGAACTGA